One Tunturibacter gelidoferens genomic region harbors:
- the htpG gene encoding molecular chaperone HtpG, protein MSKREFQTEVSQLLQLIIHSLYSHPEIFLRELVSNSSDALDKLRHLTLTDEVYKALPFDPRIELELDEEKKTLTISDTGIGMNEEELTSNLGTIARSGTKNFLSQLSGDAKKDSNLIGQFGVGFYSVFMVADRVEVVSRKVGEEQAWRWVSDGKTGFDIEPAERAVAGTTLVIHFNEEGKQYANSWRLQEIVKKYSNHIAFPIFLTYDKSQWNEAEKKSDKVRTTEQVNAASALWRRPKSELTDEDYKELYKSVSGGWDDPLFWFHTKAEGSLEYTTLFYIPAKAPLDLYNSEYKVGVKLYVKRVFIMDDAKELLPQYLRFVRGIIDSEDLPLNVSREILQQNRVLTSIRTASVKKILSELKNIAANQPDEYLKFIAEYNRPLKEGLYGDYANRETLLELVRFKSTKVDGLTSLADVKSRMKDDQKSIYYITGGAESLLRTSPLLEIYKKKDVEVLILDDDFDEVIFSGVDKYGEIDLKAVNKSSTSEDLKGGEEPDKAEGLKPLIEMLKKTLGDRVKDVRASVRLADSPSCIVSDEEEPSLKMQQMMRAMGQKDIPALKPTLEINPDHEIVKKLLARSDDSVAQDAAWLLFDQALLMEGVALQDPAAFVQRLNRVLNLSV, encoded by the coding sequence ATGTCGAAACGTGAATTTCAAACTGAAGTTAGTCAGCTGCTGCAACTGATCATCCACTCGCTTTACTCTCACCCTGAGATCTTTCTTCGTGAACTGGTCTCGAACTCTTCCGATGCGCTGGATAAGCTTCGGCATCTGACGCTCACGGATGAGGTCTATAAGGCGCTGCCGTTCGATCCGCGCATCGAGCTGGAGCTGGATGAGGAGAAGAAGACTCTTACGATCAGCGATACGGGCATCGGAATGAATGAGGAGGAGTTGACTTCGAACCTAGGTACGATTGCGCGGTCGGGTACGAAGAACTTTTTGTCGCAGCTGTCGGGCGATGCGAAGAAGGATTCGAACCTGATTGGGCAGTTTGGCGTTGGGTTCTACAGCGTGTTCATGGTTGCGGATCGCGTCGAAGTGGTATCGCGTAAGGTTGGAGAGGAGCAGGCTTGGCGCTGGGTGAGCGATGGCAAGACCGGGTTCGATATCGAACCGGCGGAGCGAGCCGTTGCTGGCACTACGCTGGTAATTCACTTCAACGAAGAAGGGAAGCAGTACGCGAATAGCTGGCGGCTGCAGGAGATCGTTAAGAAGTACTCGAACCACATTGCGTTTCCGATCTTTCTGACTTACGACAAGAGCCAGTGGAATGAGGCAGAGAAGAAGTCGGATAAGGTTCGCACGACCGAGCAGGTGAATGCGGCGAGTGCACTGTGGCGACGTCCGAAGAGCGAGCTGACGGATGAGGACTACAAGGAACTTTATAAGTCCGTGTCGGGTGGGTGGGATGATCCGCTGTTCTGGTTCCATACCAAAGCGGAGGGGAGTCTCGAGTACACGACGCTGTTCTATATTCCGGCGAAGGCTCCTCTGGATCTGTACAACTCGGAGTACAAGGTGGGGGTGAAGCTGTATGTGAAGCGCGTCTTCATTATGGATGATGCAAAAGAGCTTTTGCCGCAGTACCTGCGCTTTGTGCGGGGGATCATCGACAGCGAAGATCTTCCGCTGAATGTGAGCCGCGAGATTCTGCAGCAGAATCGCGTGCTGACGAGCATTCGTACGGCCAGCGTGAAGAAGATTCTCTCTGAGTTGAAGAACATTGCTGCGAATCAGCCGGACGAGTATTTGAAGTTTATTGCGGAGTACAACCGTCCTCTGAAAGAGGGCCTGTACGGGGATTATGCGAATCGCGAGACTCTGCTGGAGCTGGTGCGATTCAAATCGACCAAGGTGGATGGGCTGACGAGTCTTGCGGATGTGAAGTCGCGGATGAAGGATGATCAGAAGAGCATCTACTACATCACGGGGGGCGCGGAGTCTCTGCTGCGGACTTCGCCGTTGCTCGAGATCTACAAGAAGAAGGACGTTGAGGTTCTGATTCTTGATGATGACTTTGATGAGGTGATCTTCTCGGGTGTAGACAAGTATGGCGAGATCGATCTGAAGGCAGTGAATAAATCTTCTACGAGCGAAGATCTGAAGGGCGGGGAAGAGCCGGATAAGGCAGAGGGACTGAAGCCGCTGATCGAGATGCTGAAGAAGACGCTTGGGGACCGCGTGAAAGACGTGCGAGCTTCGGTGCGGCTTGCGGATAGTCCTTCGTGCATTGTGTCGGATGAAGAGGAGCCGTCGCTGAAGATGCAGCAGATGATGCGTGCGATGGGACAGAAGGATATTCCTGCACTGAAGCCTACGCTGGAGATTAATCCTGATCATGAGATTGTGAAGAAGCTGCTGGCGCGGTCGGATGATTCGGTGGCTCAGGATGCGGCGTGGCTGCTGTTTGATCAGGCTCTCCTGATGGAAGGCGTGGCGCTTCAGGACCCCGCGGCGTTTGTGCAGCGACTTAATCGTGTTCTGAATCTTTCTGTCTAG
- a CDS encoding S41 family peptidase, with protein sequence MGFVAHTDAIIFDLRQNGGGQPAMVTLIASYLFDKPTHLIDIYNRKEDSTTQNWTLSYLPGPRLTRQPVFVLTSKRTFSGADEFAFDLKN encoded by the coding sequence ATGGGCTTTGTAGCGCATACGGATGCGATCATCTTCGATCTACGGCAGAACGGCGGCGGCCAACCGGCGATGGTCACGCTGATTGCGAGCTACCTGTTCGATAAGCCGACGCACCTGATCGACATATACAACCGCAAGGAGGACTCGACCACGCAGAACTGGACCCTGTCATACCTGCCGGGACCGAGGCTGACCAGGCAGCCCGTGTTTGTGCTGACGTCGAAGCGAACATTCTCAGGAGCCGACGAGTTTGCATTTGATCTGAAGAACTAA
- the pyrF gene encoding orotidine-5'-phosphate decarboxylase: protein MPGPKARLAVALDYPDAEQALRLVDTLGQTCQWFKVGMELYYAAGNTIIYQLRDRGFNVFLDLKLHDIPNTVAGAVRSATQAGASLLTLHASGGAAMMVAAAEAACAPGSPRLLAVTVLTSMDAAQLAGTGITASPADQVLRLAKLATQSGIDGVVCSAEEVAAVRAATGPDTLLVIPGIRPTGTAIGDQKRIATPAQAIADGASMLVVGRPITQATAPAAAAQAILDEIAEAIQNLTHP from the coding sequence ATGCCCGGTCCCAAAGCTCGCCTTGCCGTAGCCCTTGACTATCCCGACGCCGAGCAAGCCCTCAGACTAGTCGACACTCTCGGCCAGACCTGCCAATGGTTCAAAGTCGGCATGGAACTCTACTACGCCGCCGGCAACACCATCATCTACCAACTCCGAGACCGTGGCTTCAACGTCTTCCTCGACCTCAAACTCCACGACATTCCCAACACCGTCGCCGGCGCCGTCCGCTCCGCTACACAGGCAGGAGCAAGCCTCCTCACCCTCCACGCCAGCGGAGGAGCCGCCATGATGGTCGCCGCAGCCGAAGCCGCCTGCGCCCCCGGCTCCCCCCGCCTCCTCGCCGTCACAGTCCTCACCAGCATGGACGCCGCACAACTGGCAGGCACAGGCATCACCGCCTCTCCAGCCGACCAGGTGCTCCGCCTCGCAAAGCTCGCAACGCAATCCGGCATAGATGGCGTCGTCTGCTCCGCTGAAGAGGTCGCCGCCGTCCGCGCAGCCACCGGCCCCGACACACTCCTCGTCATCCCCGGGATCCGCCCCACCGGCACCGCCATCGGCGATCAGAAGCGCATCGCCACTCCCGCCCAGGCCATCGCCGACGGAGCCTCCATGCTGGTCGTAGGCCGCCCCATCACCCAGGCCACAGCCCCCGCCGCCGCCGCCCAGGCAATTCTCGACGAGATCGCCGAAGCCATCCAGAATTTGACTCACCCATAA
- a CDS encoding CPBP family intramembrane glutamic endopeptidase, with protein sequence MLAALFLLFLLAVGFSILQAIAHRHSTLREVLGLPKRPTSVREWTLGAAVGWGCVVLAVLPMTLTGKLDVQLWMQPRAIWLLLLNLLTLGIAALAEEVAFRGYPFRRLIEAIGPVAATIGMSILFGLGHALNPGATWTGVFVTMLAGLLFSVAWLRTHGLWLSWGLHFAWNASIGVLFGLPISGISDFASVVQTRAFGPLWLTGGSYGPEGAAFTVVVLLIGVGVLIPITRDYAWNYTHKPIVAGGYAIEVQPPPAHVAMEQEAKSAPASSLVQILPVTPQTRSVGEEPKL encoded by the coding sequence TTGCTTGCCGCGCTATTTCTTCTTTTCTTGCTGGCTGTGGGGTTTTCGATCCTCCAGGCAATTGCGCATCGACACTCAACCCTTCGCGAGGTTTTGGGCCTCCCGAAGCGGCCGACATCGGTGCGGGAATGGACCCTTGGGGCGGCTGTTGGCTGGGGTTGCGTGGTGCTGGCCGTCCTCCCGATGACGCTTACCGGAAAGTTGGATGTCCAACTATGGATGCAACCGCGGGCGATCTGGCTGTTGCTTTTGAATCTTCTGACTCTCGGGATCGCGGCGCTTGCGGAAGAGGTCGCGTTTCGCGGCTACCCTTTCCGGCGTCTGATTGAAGCGATTGGGCCGGTCGCGGCGACCATTGGAATGTCTATCCTCTTTGGGCTTGGACACGCACTGAATCCGGGGGCAACGTGGACTGGCGTTTTTGTGACGATGCTGGCTGGTCTGCTGTTCTCGGTGGCGTGGTTGAGAACGCATGGGCTGTGGCTATCCTGGGGACTTCACTTTGCCTGGAATGCCAGCATTGGGGTTCTGTTTGGCCTTCCAATCAGCGGAATCAGTGACTTCGCCAGCGTGGTGCAGACGCGGGCCTTCGGACCCCTCTGGCTGACTGGAGGGAGCTACGGACCTGAGGGGGCGGCCTTCACGGTGGTAGTTTTGCTGATTGGGGTCGGGGTTCTGATACCCATTACCCGTGACTATGCGTGGAATTACACCCATAAACCGATCGTCGCGGGTGGCTATGCCATTGAAGTTCAGCCGCCGCCAGCGCATGTGGCGATGGAACAGGAAGCGAAATCGGCGCCTGCGTCCTCTCTTGTCCAGATTCTTCCTGTGACCCCTCAGACGCGTTCGGTTGGCGAGGAACCGAAGCTCTGA
- a CDS encoding PEP-CTERM sorting domain-containing protein, giving the protein MRKTLFALALLASALSIPLTAHADTIDQLSFDFPHISDGHPGVLTIDLPASPQPYLPFVSGLFLGQSGSVDYLVQIGELSPTETLIGYAFYVGGPIPPARAFTQIYFTTALLTGPVDAPTFLTGTFNGVYKIDVPFLPPYPGTLTIEPLTNSTVPEPSSLALMATGILGAITTLRHRKSMSRPMSRSRTS; this is encoded by the coding sequence ATGCGCAAAACTCTCTTCGCTCTTGCCCTCCTTGCCTCTGCCTTGTCCATCCCCCTAACCGCTCACGCCGACACCATCGACCAGCTCTCCTTCGACTTCCCCCACATCTCCGACGGCCACCCAGGCGTCCTCACCATCGACCTCCCCGCCTCCCCTCAACCCTACCTGCCCTTCGTGAGCGGCCTCTTTCTCGGCCAGTCCGGCTCCGTTGACTACCTCGTCCAGATCGGCGAGCTATCGCCCACCGAAACGTTAATCGGGTACGCCTTTTACGTGGGCGGCCCTATCCCCCCGGCAAGGGCTTTCACGCAGATCTACTTCACAACCGCTCTCTTGACCGGTCCCGTTGACGCTCCTACCTTTCTCACCGGAACCTTCAACGGCGTGTACAAGATCGACGTCCCATTTCTCCCACCTTACCCCGGTACCCTCACCATCGAACCTCTCACCAACTCAACCGTTCCCGAACCCTCCTCCTTGGCCCTGATGGCAACCGGAATCCTCGGAGCAATCACCACACTCCGACACCGCAAATCCATGAGCAGACCCATGAGCAGATCCAGAACGAGCTAA
- a CDS encoding acetyl-CoA carboxylase carboxyltransferase subunit alpha gives MAEHETGRTAHSQAVSAPTPEAWIKTELARHPQRPYPMDFIAGLFTDFSEIHGDRAFGDDAAMSCGMALFHGEPVLVVGNLKGRTLKERVARKFGSPDPEGYRKALRAMKIAEKFGRPVFTFLDLAGANPGIGAEERGQGEAIARNLLEMSRLRVPTIATITGEGGSGGALALAVADRVLMLENAIYSVISPEGCASIMWKDASKKQQAAAALKYTAVDVKLLGCVDEVLPEPWGGTQNNPEEAMVLVDERLRNNLADLRALPLELLLEQRYTKFRNIAQFYTTA, from the coding sequence ATGGCAGAACACGAAACCGGAAGAACAGCGCATTCCCAGGCAGTATCCGCACCGACTCCCGAAGCGTGGATTAAGACGGAGTTGGCGCGGCACCCCCAACGTCCCTACCCGATGGATTTCATTGCAGGATTGTTCACCGATTTCAGCGAGATCCACGGCGATCGGGCCTTTGGCGACGATGCCGCGATGAGCTGTGGCATGGCGCTATTTCATGGCGAACCGGTGCTGGTGGTGGGGAACCTGAAGGGGCGGACGCTGAAGGAGCGGGTGGCGCGAAAGTTTGGAAGCCCCGATCCTGAAGGATATCGTAAGGCTCTACGGGCGATGAAGATCGCCGAGAAGTTTGGGCGTCCTGTCTTTACGTTCCTCGATCTGGCAGGGGCGAATCCTGGCATCGGAGCCGAAGAGCGCGGGCAGGGGGAGGCAATCGCACGGAATCTATTAGAGATGTCTCGGCTGCGGGTACCGACCATCGCCACCATTACCGGCGAGGGCGGTTCTGGGGGTGCGCTGGCACTGGCGGTTGCCGATCGTGTGCTAATGCTCGAAAACGCAATTTACTCGGTGATCTCCCCTGAAGGATGTGCGTCGATCATGTGGAAGGACGCCAGCAAGAAGCAGCAAGCTGCAGCGGCTTTGAAGTACACAGCCGTGGACGTCAAATTACTTGGTTGTGTCGATGAGGTGTTGCCTGAGCCGTGGGGTGGGACGCAAAACAATCCGGAAGAGGCCATGGTGCTCGTCGACGAAAGACTGCGGAACAATCTCGCAGATCTTCGCGCCTTGCCGCTCGAGTTGCTGCTGGAGCAGCGCTACACCAAGTTTCGTAATATTGCCCAGTTTTATACCACCGCTTAA
- a CDS encoding dimethylarginine dimethylaminohydrolase family protein has product MMTSSSALTSSAFAPLPHFNRPTFLMCPPEFYDVNYVINPWMAGNLHQPSRDTAFMQWKNLYRQLQRVADVRLLHAREGSPDMVFVAHAAAVQHGVAAVSSFAHPQRQTEEGHLRKWLQEAGFLLWETPRETSFEGEGDALFDANGGHLWAAHGVRTCRYSHKHVADAWHTRVTSLHLVDPRFYHLDLCFAPLSGGYLVYFPGAFDAASLAKIHAAYGADKRIIVSELEATQFGCNVINVGRDILMGAVETDLAKRLMESGFDVTEMPLGEFQRGGGSAKSLALRLSDSALALGEVRTESAI; this is encoded by the coding sequence ATGATGACCAGCAGCTCTGCACTGACCTCCTCTGCTTTTGCGCCTCTCCCGCACTTCAATCGCCCAACATTTCTGATGTGTCCACCTGAGTTTTATGACGTGAACTACGTCATCAACCCGTGGATGGCGGGGAATCTGCACCAGCCGTCGCGGGATACTGCGTTTATGCAGTGGAAGAATCTCTATCGGCAGTTGCAGAGGGTGGCGGATGTTCGGCTGTTGCATGCTCGGGAAGGCTCGCCGGATATGGTGTTTGTGGCGCATGCGGCGGCGGTTCAGCATGGAGTGGCGGCGGTATCGAGTTTCGCACATCCGCAGCGGCAGACGGAGGAGGGGCATCTGCGAAAGTGGTTGCAGGAAGCAGGTTTTCTGCTGTGGGAGACGCCGCGGGAGACTTCGTTCGAGGGTGAGGGGGATGCGCTTTTCGATGCGAATGGCGGGCATCTGTGGGCTGCGCATGGGGTTCGAACCTGCCGATATAGCCATAAGCATGTAGCAGATGCCTGGCATACGCGCGTAACTTCGCTGCATCTGGTGGATCCGCGGTTTTATCATCTGGATCTTTGTTTTGCGCCACTTAGCGGGGGCTATCTGGTTTACTTTCCCGGGGCGTTCGATGCGGCTTCGCTGGCAAAGATTCATGCGGCGTATGGGGCGGATAAGCGGATTATTGTCAGCGAGTTAGAGGCTACACAATTTGGATGCAATGTGATCAATGTCGGCCGGGATATTTTGATGGGGGCGGTGGAGACGGACCTGGCTAAACGGTTGATGGAGAGCGGGTTCGATGTGACTGAGATGCCATTGGGCGAGTTTCAGCGCGGGGGCGGGTCGGCGAAGTCGCTGGCACTGCGGTTGAGTGATTCGGCGTTGGCTTTGGGGGAGGTTCGGACCGAATCGGCGATCTGA
- a CDS encoding HNH endonuclease produces MRFDQAQVKTVLHAGEIIPSGGFRAQLKILLIAEEGIRIKSLQNKSGNYFTFSYLSDISDGFDKIDPRAIQRTMQPVLIAAKRRQHLSTENYAYGIVRILHEWLGHLSGSSGQMFTSSGEEALDSSSDQATTDHWEGSKTKVFVDRFERDSQAREACLAKHGRICVVCSFDFRIRYSEIGTGFIHVHHLRMLSEGGRRVDPILDLVPVCPNCHAMLHRKNPPYTPGELRDLIR; encoded by the coding sequence TTGAGATTTGACCAGGCGCAGGTCAAGACAGTGCTTCATGCAGGTGAAATCATCCCATCTGGCGGTTTCCGCGCCCAATTAAAAATCTTACTTATTGCTGAGGAAGGCATCAGAATCAAGTCTCTGCAAAATAAGTCTGGAAACTACTTCACATTCAGTTATCTCAGTGATATCTCTGACGGCTTCGACAAGATTGACCCACGAGCGATCCAACGAACAATGCAGCCTGTTCTCATCGCCGCGAAAAGAAGACAGCATCTTTCGACGGAAAACTACGCATACGGAATCGTACGAATCCTGCATGAGTGGCTCGGTCATTTATCGGGATCTTCTGGACAGATGTTCACCTCGAGCGGAGAAGAGGCACTCGATAGTTCATCCGATCAGGCGACAACGGATCATTGGGAGGGATCGAAAACAAAAGTTTTTGTTGATCGTTTTGAACGAGACTCGCAAGCACGCGAAGCATGTCTAGCTAAGCACGGTCGAATATGTGTTGTTTGTAGCTTCGACTTCCGGATCAGATATTCAGAGATTGGGACGGGCTTCATTCATGTTCACCATCTTCGAATGTTGTCAGAAGGCGGCAGGAGGGTTGACCCTATTCTCGACCTGGTTCCCGTATGTCCTAATTGTCACGCGATGCTTCACAGAAAGAACCCGCCTTATACACCAGGCGAGCTGAGAGATCTAATTCGCTGA
- the dnaE gene encoding DNA polymerase III subunit alpha — MAAEFTHLHLHTDYSLLDGACDVDKLAGHLSKIGQTAAAMTDHGNIYGAVHFFDAMQKKGIKPILGCELYICKNDDHRAAPEGDKYNHLLVLVENQEGYRNLVRLTSEAALHGFYRKPRVSKDFLAKHSEGLIGFSGCLAGEVNQFLMEDKYDEAKRTAGFYQDLFGKGNYFLEIQDHGLAPDKGVCDALFKMERELDIPLIATNDSHYVAADDSRAHEILLCVQTAGSMNDPKRFKFDTQEFYIKSAEEMLRTFSQNPEVCTRTMQFVERCNVKMMKVDNPFPDFIVPEGETLDTYFEQICRKGLEMRLETAVAHLRSRGLLKKTIPEYHERLDRELNIIKQMKFPGYFMIVWDFIRYAREQKIPVGPGRGSAAGSLVAYVMQITDIDPLQNELLFERFLNPERVSMPDIDIDFCMNRRGEVIEYVNRKYGRDQVAQIITFNTMAAKAAIKDVGRALDMPYGEVDRIAKMIPSTIGITIDQALKDSPTLAGAYEGDPKIKELIDAALRLEGLVRGAGVHAAGVVIAPKPLTELVPVTRAKNDDIVTAYDMKAVEKMGLLKMDFLGLTTLTVIDDALKLIKSTTGTDVDMSTIPLDDATTYEQVYHKALTSGVFQFESGGMRDVLRRYKPNTVEDLTALNALYRPGPIQGGMIDDFIERKWGRRAVSYELPELEMILRETLGVIVYQEQVMQISNVLAGYSLGDSDLLRRAMGKKDPAEMAKQRDRFMSGAAANKHPKDTAGKIFDLMAQFAGYGFNKSHSAAYALLAYHTAWLKTHYPVEFMAALLTSETSKPENVVKYISECREMNISVVPPNVQVSDANFTPINGAIGFGLAAIKNVGHNAIESIIAARTALQATGKKGFSSLWEFCEKVDLRLLNKRVLESLIKAGAMDAFGGRAALCAALDKAMERAQKSQRDEAAGQHGLFGIFDADIHSPSSNNGEEALPSVAEWDEHTRLQNEKEVLGFFVSGHPMDKYREKLRNMKVVDTVTACEMKPEPQVFRRGRNEEPQNEISIAGVITSLKVAKSKRSGEMYAQASLEDTVGKIELIAFPQSYEKLAEKLKIDVPVVVRGVLRGEEDSAPKLAISSIQALEDVKIKLPDSLRIKVPLHNPDAALLEKLHAILIGAPGKGKLLLDLEEPGEFCAVLEPHNCLVAADRLFIDQVEELVGRGGVRIID; from the coding sequence ATGGCAGCAGAGTTTACCCACCTTCATCTTCATACTGACTACTCCCTTCTTGATGGCGCGTGCGACGTCGATAAGCTTGCCGGGCACCTGAGCAAGATTGGTCAGACTGCGGCCGCTATGACCGATCATGGAAATATCTATGGGGCGGTGCACTTCTTCGATGCGATGCAGAAGAAGGGAATCAAGCCAATTCTTGGTTGCGAGCTTTATATCTGTAAGAACGACGATCATCGCGCTGCGCCTGAAGGAGATAAGTATAACCACCTGCTGGTGCTGGTTGAAAATCAGGAAGGCTATCGCAATCTGGTTCGACTGACGAGCGAGGCGGCCCTGCATGGGTTCTATCGAAAGCCTCGCGTGTCAAAGGATTTTCTTGCGAAGCACTCGGAGGGGTTGATCGGATTCTCGGGTTGTCTCGCGGGTGAGGTGAATCAGTTTCTGATGGAGGACAAGTACGACGAGGCTAAGCGTACCGCTGGTTTTTACCAGGATCTCTTTGGGAAGGGCAACTACTTTCTCGAGATTCAGGACCACGGACTCGCACCGGATAAGGGCGTATGCGATGCATTGTTCAAGATGGAGCGCGAGCTTGATATCCCTCTGATCGCGACCAATGACAGTCACTATGTTGCCGCTGATGATTCGCGGGCTCACGAGATTTTGTTGTGCGTGCAGACGGCGGGCAGCATGAACGACCCAAAGCGATTCAAGTTCGATACGCAGGAGTTTTATATCAAGAGCGCGGAGGAGATGCTTCGCACCTTCTCTCAGAATCCCGAGGTGTGCACTCGAACGATGCAGTTTGTCGAGCGCTGCAACGTGAAGATGATGAAGGTCGACAACCCGTTTCCGGACTTCATTGTGCCGGAGGGAGAGACGCTTGACACCTACTTTGAGCAGATATGCCGCAAGGGCCTGGAGATGCGACTGGAGACCGCGGTTGCTCATCTGCGTTCTCGCGGGTTGTTGAAGAAAACGATTCCTGAATATCATGAGCGTCTGGATCGCGAGCTAAACATCATCAAACAGATGAAGTTTCCTGGCTATTTCATGATTGTCTGGGACTTTATCCGATACGCGCGTGAGCAGAAAATTCCGGTGGGGCCTGGGCGTGGATCGGCTGCCGGTTCTCTGGTGGCTTACGTGATGCAGATCACCGATATTGATCCGCTGCAGAATGAACTGCTGTTTGAACGGTTTTTGAATCCGGAGCGCGTGTCGATGCCCGATATCGATATCGACTTCTGTATGAACCGGCGCGGCGAGGTGATCGAGTACGTCAATCGTAAGTACGGTCGGGATCAGGTCGCGCAGATTATTACGTTCAACACCATGGCAGCGAAGGCTGCGATCAAAGACGTTGGCCGGGCGCTCGATATGCCGTATGGCGAGGTCGACCGGATTGCGAAGATGATTCCTTCTACGATTGGGATCACGATCGATCAGGCACTGAAGGATTCGCCGACCTTGGCTGGGGCGTATGAGGGCGATCCAAAGATCAAGGAGTTGATCGATGCTGCGCTGCGGCTGGAGGGACTGGTTCGCGGTGCGGGCGTACACGCAGCAGGCGTTGTGATTGCGCCGAAGCCGCTGACAGAGCTGGTTCCGGTGACCCGTGCGAAGAACGACGATATCGTCACAGCTTATGACATGAAGGCCGTCGAGAAGATGGGACTTCTCAAGATGGACTTTCTTGGCCTGACGACGCTGACTGTTATTGATGACGCACTGAAGCTGATTAAGTCGACGACGGGGACGGATGTCGATATGTCGACGATTCCGCTCGATGATGCGACTACGTATGAGCAGGTCTATCACAAGGCGTTGACCTCCGGGGTGTTTCAGTTTGAGTCGGGCGGGATGCGTGATGTGTTGCGGCGTTATAAGCCGAATACTGTTGAGGATCTGACGGCGTTGAACGCGTTGTATCGTCCGGGGCCGATTCAGGGTGGAATGATTGATGATTTCATCGAGCGCAAGTGGGGACGGCGCGCGGTGAGCTATGAGCTGCCTGAGCTTGAGATGATTCTGCGCGAGACGCTGGGTGTGATCGTGTACCAGGAGCAGGTGATGCAGATTTCAAACGTGCTGGCTGGGTACTCGCTGGGCGACTCGGACCTGCTGCGTCGAGCGATGGGTAAGAAAGATCCTGCGGAGATGGCGAAACAGCGCGATCGCTTTATGAGTGGCGCTGCTGCGAATAAACATCCAAAGGATACGGCGGGGAAGATCTTCGACCTGATGGCGCAGTTTGCAGGGTATGGGTTCAATAAGTCTCACTCGGCTGCGTATGCGCTGCTGGCGTATCACACGGCGTGGCTGAAGACTCACTACCCGGTGGAGTTTATGGCGGCGCTGCTGACGAGCGAAACGTCAAAGCCGGAGAATGTGGTCAAGTACATCTCAGAGTGCCGCGAGATGAATATTTCGGTGGTGCCGCCAAATGTGCAGGTATCAGATGCGAACTTCACGCCGATCAACGGGGCGATCGGGTTTGGATTGGCAGCGATCAAAAACGTGGGTCATAACGCGATTGAGTCGATCATCGCGGCGCGGACAGCCCTACAGGCTACGGGAAAGAAGGGGTTCTCCAGCCTTTGGGAGTTCTGCGAGAAGGTCGATCTGCGACTGTTGAATAAACGCGTGTTGGAGTCGTTGATCAAAGCGGGCGCGATGGATGCCTTTGGCGGTAGGGCGGCGCTGTGCGCTGCTCTTGATAAGGCAATGGAGCGAGCGCAGAAGTCTCAGCGCGATGAGGCGGCGGGGCAGCACGGACTGTTTGGGATCTTCGATGCAGATATCCATTCTCCTTCTTCGAATAACGGAGAGGAGGCGCTGCCCAGCGTGGCTGAGTGGGACGAACACACTCGACTGCAGAACGAAAAAGAGGTGTTGGGATTCTTTGTGTCGGGGCACCCGATGGACAAGTACCGGGAGAAACTTCGAAACATGAAGGTCGTCGATACAGTGACAGCCTGCGAGATGAAGCCTGAGCCGCAGGTATTTCGACGCGGACGAAATGAAGAGCCTCAGAATGAAATATCCATCGCGGGCGTTATTACAAGCTTAAAGGTCGCGAAGTCCAAGCGCTCGGGGGAGATGTATGCGCAGGCTTCGCTCGAAGACACCGTGGGCAAGATCGAGTTGATCGCGTTTCCGCAGTCGTACGAGAAGCTCGCGGAGAAGTTGAAGATTGATGTTCCCGTGGTGGTCCGGGGGGTACTGCGTGGGGAAGAAGATTCGGCGCCGAAGCTGGCGATCTCGAGTATTCAGGCGCTGGAGGACGTGAAGATCAAGCTGCCGGATTCGCTGCGAATCAAGGTGCCCCTGCATAATCCGGACGCGGCGTTGCTTGAGAAGCTGCATGCCATCCTAATAGGCGCTCCCGGGAAAGGAAAGCTGCTGCTCGATCTCGAAGAGCCGGGGGAGTTTTGTGCGGTGCTGGAACCTCACAACTGTCTGGTAGCTGCAGATCGGCTTTTCATCGATCAGGTGGAGGAACTGGTTGGCCGAGGAGGGGTTCGGATCATCGACTAG